One genomic region from Streptomyces sp. NBC_00582 encodes:
- a CDS encoding glucose-1-phosphate thymidylyltransferase: protein MKALVLSGGAGTRLRPITHTSAKQLVPVANKPILFYGLEAIADAGISEVAIVVGDTEDEIRQAVGDGSDFGLEVTYLRQEAPLGLSHAVLIARDFLGDDDFVMFLGDNFVFGGITDSVDEFRKERPDAQLLLTRVPDPSAFGVAELDDVGRLVRLEEKPERPRSDLALVGVYLFGPAIHEAVRAIRPSPRGELEITDAIQWLLERDHDVRTTVITGYWKDTGNVTDILDVNRRLLDLLEYRVDGDVDETSEIVGRVRIDAGAVIRGSRIVGPAIIGPGTVVENSYIGPSTSIAEDCVIRNSEIEFSIILRESRFDSVRRVEGSLVGRNVRVSLGPRVPATHRLVIGDHGRVQISS, encoded by the coding sequence GTGAAGGCTCTCGTGCTCTCGGGCGGTGCGGGCACCCGGCTGCGGCCGATCACCCACACCTCCGCGAAGCAGTTGGTGCCGGTCGCCAACAAGCCCATCCTCTTCTACGGCCTGGAGGCGATAGCGGACGCCGGCATCTCCGAGGTCGCGATCGTCGTCGGCGACACCGAGGACGAGATCCGGCAGGCCGTCGGCGACGGCTCCGACTTCGGACTCGAGGTCACCTACCTGCGGCAGGAAGCCCCGCTGGGCCTGTCCCACGCCGTGCTCATCGCCCGGGACTTCCTCGGCGACGACGACTTCGTGATGTTCCTCGGCGACAACTTCGTCTTCGGCGGCATCACCGACTCCGTGGACGAGTTCCGCAAGGAACGCCCGGACGCCCAGCTCCTGCTCACCCGGGTGCCCGACCCGTCCGCCTTCGGCGTCGCCGAACTCGACGACGTCGGGCGCCTGGTGCGCCTGGAGGAGAAACCCGAGCGGCCCCGCAGCGACCTCGCGCTGGTCGGCGTGTACCTCTTCGGCCCCGCGATCCACGAGGCGGTGCGCGCCATCCGCCCCTCCCCGCGCGGCGAGCTGGAGATCACCGACGCCATCCAGTGGCTGCTGGAACGCGACCACGACGTGCGCACCACGGTGATCACCGGCTACTGGAAGGACACCGGAAACGTCACGGACATCCTCGACGTCAACCGCCGACTGCTGGATCTGCTGGAGTACCGCGTCGACGGGGACGTCGACGAGACCAGCGAGATCGTCGGCCGCGTGCGGATCGACGCCGGAGCGGTCATCCGCGGATCGCGCATCGTGGGGCCCGCGATCATCGGCCCCGGCACCGTGGTCGAGAACTCCTACATCGGCCCGTCGACGTCCATCGCCGAGGACTGCGTCATCCGCAACAGCGAGATCGAGTTCTCGATCATCCTGCGGGAGTCCCGGTTCGACAGCGTCCGCCGGGTGGAGGGCTCCCTCGTCGGGCGCAACGTACGGGTCTCGCTGGGCCCGCGCGTGCCGGCCACCCACCGTCTGGTGATAGGCGACCACGGGCGGGTGCAGATCTCCTCATGA
- a CDS encoding ferredoxin: protein MKINVDRERCVGAGQCVLAAAAVFEQNEDGLVELLQPEPSEDLHAAVTEAELICPSGAIELQP from the coding sequence GTGAAGATCAATGTGGACCGCGAGCGCTGTGTCGGAGCCGGTCAGTGCGTGCTGGCCGCCGCCGCCGTCTTCGAACAGAACGAGGACGGCCTGGTGGAACTGCTCCAGCCCGAACCGTCCGAGGACCTGCACGCCGCCGTGACCGAGGCGGAGCTGATCTGCCCCTCGGGCGCGATCGAGCTGCAGCCCTGA